The bacterium genome has a window encoding:
- a CDS encoding crotonase/enoyl-CoA hydratase family protein yields the protein MEKPTCFDVSVDGHVAKLELCRPDAFNSMNRAFWRELPAIVDELDAEAEARVIVLCSTGKHFTAGMDLAVFDGVGEGPASKGGATPEIGRTRAATRESVFFFQEAFNALERARMPVIAAIQGGCIGGGVDMISACDMRYCTEDAFFCIQEINLGLTADVGTLQRLPKIIPEGVAREYAYTGRRMPAARAQEVGLVNGIYPTHEAMLSDVLEIAHEIAEKSPLAVWGSKEMLNFSRDHSVQEGLQHIATWQSGMFFGQDMAEAFKARQEKRAPEFENLPKRFRMPE from the coding sequence ATGGAAAAACCCACCTGCTTCGATGTCTCCGTGGATGGCCACGTCGCCAAGCTCGAGCTCTGCCGGCCCGACGCCTTCAACAGCATGAACCGGGCCTTCTGGCGCGAGCTCCCGGCGATCGTCGACGAACTCGATGCAGAAGCCGAGGCCCGGGTCATCGTGCTCTGTTCGACGGGAAAACACTTCACTGCAGGAATGGACCTGGCCGTCTTCGACGGCGTAGGTGAAGGCCCTGCCAGCAAGGGGGGCGCGACGCCGGAGATCGGGCGCACGCGTGCTGCAACGCGCGAAAGCGTGTTCTTCTTCCAGGAAGCCTTCAACGCCCTGGAGCGCGCACGCATGCCGGTGATCGCTGCCATCCAGGGAGGTTGCATTGGCGGCGGCGTCGACATGATCAGCGCATGCGACATGCGCTACTGCACGGAAGATGCCTTCTTCTGCATTCAGGAAATCAACCTTGGGCTGACCGCAGATGTAGGGACGCTCCAGCGTCTCCCGAAGATCATCCCGGAAGGCGTCGCACGGGAGTACGCCTACACCGGGCGCCGCATGCCGGCCGCCCGGGCTCAGGAAGTGGGGCTGGTCAACGGCATCTACCCCACCCACGAGGCGATGCTGAGCGACGTACTCGAGATCGCCCACGAAATCGCGGAGAAATCACCGCTCGCGGTCTGGGGTTCCAAGGAGATGCTGAACTTCTCCCGCGACCACAGTGTCCAGGAGGGGCTCCAACACATCGCGACCTGGCAATCGGGCATGTTCTTCGGCCAGGACATGGCCGAGGCCTTCAAGGCCAGGCAAGAGAAGCGCGCACCCGAGTTCGAGAACCTGCCGAAGCGCTTCCGCATGCCGGAGTAG
- a CDS encoding ThuA domain-containing protein, which yields MIRPHAVMASALVAILLSGCGVWRAIFPKVEYETVSPTLPADLGSPAILVFTKTNGFRHEEAIPAGVALIEEIAGRRGWSTFHTENGATFTPELLERFDVVVWHVTSGDVLNEEQKQAFRSWIEAGHGFVGTHAAGDGSHTWPWYRKTIIGVDYGEHPLGPQFQEATLIVEDRNHPATAKLPESFSHMEEWYSFTESPRTKGFRVLARVDESTYSPQIDFLWMDKDLRMGDDHPIVWTTCAGKGRVLYNALGHQAVAYETQALRDLTEGSLVWALGLEGPVCP from the coding sequence ATGATCCGCCCCCATGCCGTCATGGCCAGTGCTCTCGTCGCGATCCTCCTGTCGGGTTGCGGCGTCTGGCGCGCGATCTTCCCAAAGGTCGAGTACGAGACCGTATCGCCGACGCTGCCGGCGGATCTCGGATCCCCGGCGATCCTGGTTTTCACGAAGACCAATGGTTTCCGCCACGAGGAAGCCATTCCCGCCGGTGTCGCGTTGATCGAGGAGATCGCCGGTCGCCGCGGCTGGTCGACCTTTCATACCGAGAACGGTGCGACCTTCACGCCAGAACTCCTGGAGCGTTTCGACGTCGTCGTCTGGCATGTGACCAGTGGGGATGTGTTGAACGAGGAGCAGAAACAAGCCTTCCGCAGCTGGATCGAGGCGGGCCATGGGTTCGTCGGCACCCACGCCGCGGGCGATGGTTCCCATACCTGGCCCTGGTACCGAAAGACGATCATCGGCGTCGACTACGGGGAGCATCCGCTGGGCCCCCAGTTCCAGGAAGCCACGCTGATCGTCGAAGACCGGAATCACCCCGCAACGGCGAAGCTCCCTGAGAGCTTCAGTCATATGGAGGAGTGGTACTCGTTCACCGAGAGCCCGCGCACGAAGGGCTTCCGGGTACTCGCGCGCGTAGACGAAAGCACCTACAGCCCCCAGATCGATTTCCTGTGGATGGACAAGGACCTGCGGATGGGGGACGACCACCCGATCGTATGGACGACCTGCGCAGGCAAGGGACGCGTTCTCTACAACGCCCTCGGTCATCAAGCGGTTGCCTACGAGACCCAGGCCCTGAGAGACCTGACCGAAGGTTCGCTGGTATGGGCGTTGGGCCTGGAAGGCCCCGTCTGCCCCTAG
- a CDS encoding TIGR03564 family F420-dependent LLM class oxidoreductase: MRIGIMVGATAGPDGTLDGLVARTKDLENRGFDSVWMAHIFGLDAIGALAIAGRETNRIELGTAVVPTFPRHPVAIAQQSLTTQAACDGRFTLGIGLSHKIVIENMFGFSYDKPARNMREYLEVLTPLLRGEPAKFEGEHYRVNAGLQVPGAQNTPVLVAALGDVMLKLAGSYTDGTILWMTGPATIEGHIGPKLRAAAEEAGRGAPRIVAGLPIVLTNDPDAARKWIADNLAMYGTLPSYRAMLDKEGAATPADVALVGDEAALDAGLDRLRDVGVTDFDAAIMSVEEGADARTLEYLQSKL, from the coding sequence ATGCGTATTGGAATCATGGTCGGAGCGACTGCTGGACCGGATGGGACTCTCGACGGCCTGGTGGCACGGACGAAGGATCTCGAGAACCGCGGATTCGACAGTGTGTGGATGGCCCATATCTTTGGCCTCGATGCCATCGGCGCGTTGGCCATCGCCGGCCGAGAAACGAATCGTATCGAGCTCGGCACCGCCGTGGTGCCAACCTTCCCGCGTCATCCCGTCGCGATCGCCCAGCAGAGCCTCACGACCCAGGCCGCCTGCGATGGGCGTTTCACACTGGGGATCGGTCTCTCCCACAAGATCGTCATCGAGAACATGTTCGGCTTCTCCTACGACAAGCCGGCACGCAACATGCGCGAGTATCTCGAAGTGTTGACCCCGCTGCTCCGCGGCGAGCCCGCCAAATTCGAGGGCGAGCACTACCGCGTGAATGCCGGCTTGCAGGTGCCGGGTGCCCAGAACACGCCGGTATTGGTCGCGGCGCTCGGCGATGTCATGTTGAAGCTCGCTGGCAGCTATACGGATGGAACCATCCTATGGATGACGGGGCCCGCAACGATCGAGGGTCATATCGGTCCGAAGCTGCGTGCTGCCGCCGAAGAGGCCGGCCGAGGCGCGCCGCGCATCGTCGCGGGCCTGCCGATCGTCCTGACGAATGATCCGGACGCTGCGCGCAAGTGGATCGCCGACAACCTTGCCATGTATGGGACCCTTCCTTCCTACCGGGCGATGCTCGACAAGGAAGGCGCGGCGACGCCGGCCGACGTCGCGCTCGTGGGCGACGAAGCCGCGCTCGACGCGGGCCTGGACCGGCTGCGGGATGTCGGTGTAACGGACTTCGACGCTGCGATCATGTCGGTGGAAGAGGGCGCGGACGCCAGGACCCTCGAATACCTGCAAAGCAAGCTGTAG